A portion of the candidate division KSB1 bacterium genome contains these proteins:
- a CDS encoding DNRLRE domain-containing protein, whose protein sequence is MRYSWAAPGLVLLALTVGCSKNEKLPYGLGLVDRIDTGSVKVVEIAPPVAEASYERGRVTTGKSPYLLAGEADGYRAAIVIRFSALPDSSVVDGATLWLSPASYRGIPAPLALSAQQVTAAWSEDSVTWANFTGDGGPQVGWASMLAGDSVRVGIPIEPWLVGGWIDSSLANYGLYITVSGPALQEFHSSQATDTTRYPRLEISYMRKGGADTALLKPSADAFLVTYAGSLPPGRLLIANATGWRVLVKFALDSIPSDATINRARLELWIDQSLTKLRDTGMAIAGRPIVSEPWNPPDLAVDTTMSVPVAVIVKASEKLTFSVSSEIADFTAIVQAWTSGRLPNRGLMLYSTGEGLDASEAVLFSSGAGEGTMPRLLVEYTVPPRP, encoded by the coding sequence ATGAGATACTCCTGGGCGGCACCGGGTCTTGTCCTTCTGGCCCTGACGGTCGGCTGTAGCAAGAATGAGAAGCTGCCTTACGGCCTTGGCCTTGTGGATCGCATCGATACCGGGAGCGTCAAGGTGGTGGAGATTGCGCCTCCCGTGGCCGAGGCCAGCTACGAACGGGGCCGGGTGACCACGGGCAAGAGCCCCTATCTCCTCGCTGGCGAAGCAGATGGCTACCGCGCTGCCATCGTCATCAGGTTCAGCGCGCTTCCGGATAGCTCGGTGGTCGACGGCGCCACGCTCTGGTTGTCGCCAGCCTCTTACCGTGGTATACCCGCGCCGCTGGCCCTCAGTGCCCAACAGGTCACTGCCGCGTGGAGCGAAGATTCGGTCACGTGGGCAAACTTCACCGGCGACGGGGGTCCCCAGGTGGGCTGGGCAAGCATGCTGGCTGGCGATTCAGTACGCGTCGGCATTCCCATTGAGCCTTGGCTGGTCGGAGGCTGGATCGATAGCTCGCTGGCCAACTATGGCTTATACATCACCGTCAGCGGCCCGGCTCTCCAGGAGTTCCACTCCTCGCAGGCAACCGACACCACCCGCTACCCGAGACTCGAGATTAGCTACATGCGCAAAGGGGGTGCCGACACCGCCCTGCTCAAGCCAAGTGCAGACGCGTTTCTGGTCACCTATGCCGGCTCGCTTCCCCCTGGCAGGTTGCTGATTGCCAACGCCACAGGCTGGCGGGTGCTGGTCAAGTTTGCTCTGGATTCCATACCGTCCGATGCGACCATCAACCGCGCGCGGCTGGAATTGTGGATAGACCAAAGCCTGACGAAGCTCCGCGACACAGGCATGGCCATCGCCGGGCGCCCAATTGTGAGTGAGCCGTGGAACCCGCCGGACCTGGCGGTGGACACCACGATGAGCGTGCCCGTCGCTGTCATTGTCAAGGCAAGCGAGAAGCTCACCTTCTCGGTCTCCAGCGAGATTGCCGATTTCACGGCTATCGTGCAGGCCTGGACCTCAGGCAGGCTACCCAACCGCGGCCTGATGCTCTACTCCACGGGGGAAGGCCTGGATGCTTCCGAGGCGGTGTTGTTCTCTTCCGGCGCAGGCGAGGGTACGATGCCGCGCTTGCTGGTGGAGTACACCGTCCCGCCGCGGCCGTGA
- a CDS encoding serine hydroxymethyltransferase has translation MEELRQTDPEVYQAIVDEVARQNDKLELIASENFVSLAVLQAMGQVMTNKYAEGYPGKRYYGGCEHVDVVEELARERVKKLFGAEHANVQPHSGSQANMAAYFSFVNPGDTVMGMNLAHGGHLTHGSPVNFSGRFLRVVFYGVDRNGYIDMAEVEAVARRERPKLIITGASAYSRAIDYAAFRRIADSVGAKLIADIAHPAGLIAAGLLPSPLPHCHVVTSTTHKTLRGPRGGLILIGKDQENDMGLTTPKGRLKMISEIVDSNVFPGFQGGPLMHVIAAKAVAFKEALEPEFKTYSAQVIANAKALANALMERGYHIVSGGTDSHLMLVDLRNKGLTGRDAEKALEQAGITVNKNMVPFDEQSPFVTSGIRLGSPALTTRGMKESEMVDIAELIDRVLSHMGDEKVYGQVKGAVRELCARFPLYTFVEAHVPSR, from the coding sequence GTGGAAGAGCTACGGCAAACCGACCCTGAGGTCTACCAGGCCATCGTCGATGAGGTGGCCAGGCAGAACGACAAGCTGGAGCTCATTGCCTCCGAGAACTTTGTCAGCCTGGCGGTCCTGCAAGCGATGGGCCAGGTGATGACCAACAAATACGCCGAGGGTTATCCCGGCAAGCGCTACTACGGCGGCTGCGAGCACGTGGACGTGGTAGAGGAGCTGGCCAGGGAGCGCGTGAAGAAGCTGTTTGGCGCCGAACATGCCAACGTGCAGCCGCACTCAGGCTCGCAGGCTAACATGGCCGCCTACTTTTCCTTTGTCAACCCGGGCGACACGGTAATGGGCATGAATCTGGCGCATGGCGGCCACCTGACGCACGGCAGCCCGGTGAACTTTTCCGGTCGTTTCTTGCGGGTGGTCTTCTACGGTGTGGACCGGAACGGCTACATCGACATGGCAGAGGTGGAAGCGGTTGCCCGCCGCGAACGCCCCAAGCTGATCATCACCGGGGCAAGTGCCTACTCGCGCGCCATCGATTATGCCGCTTTCCGCCGGATTGCCGACAGCGTCGGCGCCAAGCTCATCGCCGATATCGCTCACCCGGCGGGCCTTATCGCCGCGGGGCTGCTGCCCAGCCCCCTGCCGCATTGCCACGTGGTCACCTCCACCACGCACAAGACCCTGCGTGGGCCGCGCGGGGGGCTTATCCTCATCGGCAAGGACCAGGAGAACGACATGGGGCTCACCACCCCCAAGGGCCGGTTGAAGATGATCTCCGAGATTGTCGACTCTAATGTCTTCCCCGGCTTTCAGGGTGGGCCCTTGATGCACGTCATTGCCGCCAAGGCAGTGGCGTTCAAGGAGGCTTTGGAACCGGAGTTCAAGACCTACTCTGCCCAGGTCATCGCCAATGCCAAGGCATTGGCAAATGCCCTGATGGAACGCGGCTACCACATCGTCTCCGGCGGCACGGATAGCCATCTCATGCTGGTTGACCTGCGCAACAAGGGGCTCACCGGCCGGGACGCGGAGAAGGCGTTGGAGCAGGCTGGCATTACCGTCAACAAGAACATGGTCCCCTTCGACGAGCAGAGCCCATTTGTCACCAGTGGGATCAGATTGGGGTCGCCAGCCCTGACCACGCGAGGGATGAAGGAGTCGGAGATGGTGGACATCGCCGAGCTCATCGATCGGGTGTTGTCACACATGGGCGACGAGAAGGTTTATGGCCAGGTGAAGGGTGCGGTGCGCGAACTGTGCGCGCGCTTCCCTCTGTATACCTTCGTGGAGGCGCACGTGCCGTCGCGGTAG
- a CDS encoding tetratricopeptide repeat protein, whose translation MKRTPLVRSIGAAVASAALVGWVCSLALWFGCAATGPKVSPEEEAARRKAIQDSIRAAQRLEILKKWSLGYEHYKNKSYRDAIPHLWKVIELDTAQHEMKEVYTVLGDAYIKLNVPDSALLVYEQGVRVFPQNAHLHRSLGYLYAVIGRVPEAIRQYEEALEIEPDAINDRRALAALYVKGENVEGAILQLEKVLQQDPSDKQSQETLSSLYRASGDEMGYVQALEKAHQLDPENTETMLKLGKAYYDRNENQKAVAIFQKLLQKTPDDTYVMELQAGALQNMKKFKEAIAVYDKILALRPDNKRAYCEQASCYKELGQFTKARTLARRASSLDPNYGYAYFVVGEIYEAAVDACMTQRGERSPKFDDKLVYWFAYEEYRKALQDLEMRDYAQRRMDYLKNLIPTEDDIFFHKEEWTKKRTRIDCYQWIY comes from the coding sequence GTGAAGAGAACACCCCTTGTGCGCAGCATTGGGGCCGCGGTTGCTTCGGCAGCCCTCGTCGGTTGGGTATGCAGCCTGGCGCTCTGGTTCGGATGCGCGGCTACTGGTCCGAAAGTCTCGCCGGAAGAGGAGGCGGCCCGCCGCAAGGCCATCCAAGATTCGATCCGAGCCGCACAGCGCCTGGAAATCCTCAAGAAGTGGAGCCTGGGCTACGAACACTACAAGAACAAGAGCTACCGCGACGCCATCCCCCATCTGTGGAAGGTCATCGAGCTTGACACCGCTCAGCACGAGATGAAAGAGGTGTACACCGTGCTCGGCGATGCCTACATTAAGCTCAATGTTCCGGACAGCGCTCTGCTCGTCTATGAGCAGGGCGTGCGCGTATTTCCCCAAAATGCCCACCTCCACCGCAGCCTCGGCTATCTCTACGCGGTCATTGGCAGGGTTCCCGAGGCGATCCGGCAATACGAAGAGGCCTTGGAGATTGAACCTGATGCCATCAACGACCGCAGGGCGTTGGCCGCTCTGTACGTGAAGGGCGAGAACGTCGAAGGCGCCATTCTGCAGTTGGAAAAGGTCCTGCAGCAAGATCCCAGTGACAAGCAGAGCCAGGAAACCTTGAGCTCGCTCTACCGCGCCAGCGGCGACGAGATGGGTTATGTGCAGGCCTTGGAGAAGGCGCATCAGCTAGATCCGGAGAACACGGAGACCATGCTCAAGCTGGGGAAGGCCTATTACGACCGCAACGAGAACCAGAAAGCGGTGGCCATTTTCCAGAAGCTCTTGCAGAAGACCCCCGATGACACCTACGTGATGGAGCTGCAAGCGGGGGCGTTGCAGAACATGAAGAAGTTCAAAGAGGCCATCGCGGTGTACGACAAGATCCTCGCCTTGCGGCCAGACAACAAGCGCGCCTACTGTGAACAGGCCTCCTGCTACAAGGAGCTGGGCCAATTCACCAAGGCACGGACCTTGGCGCGCAGGGCGTCATCGCTGGATCCCAACTATGGTTACGCCTACTTCGTGGTGGGCGAGATCTACGAGGCTGCGGTGGACGCGTGCATGACCCAGCGCGGTGAACGGAGCCCCAAGTTCGACGACAAGCTCGTCTACTGGTTCGCCTACGAAGAATATCGTAAGGCGCTCCAGGATTTGGAGATGCGCGACTATGCCCAGCGGCGCATGGACTACCTGAAGAACCTCATCCCAACCGAGGACGACATCTTTTTCCACAAAGAGGAGTGGACGAAGAAGCGCACGCGCATCGACTGCTATCAGTGGATCTACTAA
- a CDS encoding DNA-directed RNA polymerase subunit alpha, whose product MSLPNFQMPETIELDELVYSNTHGRFIVQPLEKGFGVTIGNALRRVLLSSLPGAAITMVRIDKVQHEFSTIPGVKEDVAEIVMNLKEVRLKLINRKPDKVVLHLKGPREFKAGDIQVNPGEFEVLNPEHHIATLNEKADFKMELRIGRGRGYVPAEENRLPDMPIGSIPIDAIYTPIKNVRYTVENTRVGQRTDYERLILEIDTDGSITPDDALTYAGQILQDHIRLFINFEVEPEEEEPVEVDEEAVRIRRLLKMSVEELELSVRASNCLRAADIQTIADLVRRDEQEMLRFRNFGRKSLQELNRILESRGLHFGMDVDKYLQEEAK is encoded by the coding sequence ATGAGCTTACCAAACTTTCAAATGCCGGAGACCATCGAACTCGATGAGTTGGTCTACAGCAACACCCACGGCCGGTTCATCGTGCAGCCCCTGGAGAAGGGCTTTGGCGTGACCATAGGCAATGCGCTGCGCCGGGTGCTGCTCTCGTCGCTCCCCGGGGCGGCCATCACCATGGTGCGCATCGACAAGGTGCAGCACGAGTTCTCGACGATCCCCGGCGTCAAGGAGGATGTCGCCGAGATCGTCATGAACCTCAAAGAGGTGCGCCTCAAGCTCATCAACCGCAAGCCGGACAAGGTGGTCCTCCACCTAAAAGGGCCGCGGGAGTTCAAGGCGGGCGACATCCAGGTCAATCCGGGCGAATTCGAAGTCCTGAACCCCGAACACCACATTGCCACGCTCAACGAGAAGGCCGACTTTAAGATGGAGCTCCGCATAGGGCGAGGCCGTGGCTATGTCCCCGCGGAGGAAAACCGGCTGCCTGACATGCCCATCGGGTCGATTCCGATCGATGCCATTTACACGCCCATCAAGAACGTGCGCTACACGGTGGAGAATACCCGCGTGGGGCAGCGTACCGACTATGAGCGGTTGATCTTGGAGATCGATACTGACGGAAGCATCACCCCAGACGATGCTCTGACCTACGCCGGGCAGATTCTTCAGGACCACATTCGGCTGTTCATCAACTTCGAAGTGGAGCCTGAGGAAGAAGAGCCCGTGGAAGTGGACGAAGAGGCGGTGCGCATTCGGAGGCTCCTGAAGATGAGCGTCGAGGAGCTGGAACTGTCGGTACGCGCCTCCAACTGCTTACGGGCGGCCGACATTCAGACCATCGCGGACTTGGTGCGGCGGGATGAGCAAGAGATGCTGCGCTTCCGCAACTTCGGCCGCAAGTCACTCCAGGAGCTCAACAGGATCCTTGAGTCCAGGGGCCTGCACTTCGGGATGGATGTGGACAAATATCTGCAGGAAGAAGCAAAGTAG
- the hutI gene encoding imidazolonepropionase gives MRVDLLIVHAAQVVTPLAEGDGQSRLQVVNDGAVAIAGEKVVAVGSSGEVLATVARQEGTEVIEARGKTVTPGLVDAHTHLVFAGSRVEEFEWRTQGRSYEQIAAAGGGIRASVRQLRRATMEELIEAALPRLDRFLANGVTTVEAKSGYGLSLVDELKSLRVIAELARLHPVELVPTLLAAHEVPDEYRDRRNDYLDLSVEHIIPQVAEQELAEFCDVFCERGVFSVEEARRVLLAGKAHGRKPKIHAEQFSRSGGAQLAAEVGATSADHLDYVDEADVTALRKAGVVPVLLPGAVFFLGKSRFAPARMMLAAGLPVALATDFNPGTCMSESLPLMMTLACTQMQMTPAEVLIATTLNAARAIDRASTLGQLRAGAQADCVIWDVPDYRCIPYHFGVELAQTVIKRGSVVYERAKGTAVGAIKTDEEHA, from the coding sequence GTGCGCGTTGACCTCCTCATCGTCCATGCGGCGCAGGTGGTGACCCCTCTGGCGGAGGGTGATGGGCAGAGCCGCTTGCAGGTGGTGAACGACGGTGCCGTTGCCATCGCCGGCGAGAAGGTCGTGGCCGTGGGCTCTTCAGGCGAGGTCCTCGCTACGGTGGCCCGCCAGGAAGGGACCGAGGTCATCGAGGCGCGGGGCAAGACGGTGACCCCAGGGCTGGTGGATGCCCACACCCACCTCGTGTTTGCCGGCAGCAGGGTGGAGGAGTTCGAATGGCGCACGCAGGGGAGGAGCTACGAGCAGATAGCTGCCGCCGGAGGAGGCATTCGCGCCAGCGTGCGCCAGTTGCGGCGTGCGACCATGGAGGAGTTGATCGAGGCCGCACTGCCGAGGCTGGACCGCTTCCTGGCCAACGGCGTAACTACCGTGGAGGCGAAAAGCGGCTACGGACTGAGCCTCGTGGACGAGCTCAAGTCACTTCGGGTCATCGCCGAGCTGGCTCGGCTCCATCCGGTGGAGCTTGTGCCCACGCTCCTGGCAGCTCATGAGGTGCCCGACGAGTACCGGGATCGGCGTAACGATTATCTTGACTTGTCCGTCGAGCACATCATCCCGCAGGTGGCGGAGCAGGAGCTTGCCGAGTTCTGCGATGTCTTTTGCGAACGTGGGGTCTTCTCCGTGGAGGAAGCGCGCCGCGTGCTGCTGGCTGGCAAAGCCCATGGCCGCAAGCCGAAGATCCACGCGGAGCAGTTCAGCAGGTCTGGCGGGGCGCAGCTCGCGGCAGAGGTGGGTGCCACTTCCGCGGACCACTTGGACTATGTCGACGAAGCGGACGTCACCGCATTGCGAAAGGCGGGGGTCGTGCCGGTGCTCTTGCCTGGCGCGGTCTTTTTCCTCGGCAAGAGCCGCTTTGCGCCGGCGCGGATGATGCTGGCAGCAGGGCTGCCGGTTGCCCTGGCGACTGACTTCAACCCCGGAACGTGCATGAGCGAGTCGTTGCCCTTGATGATGACCTTGGCCTGCACTCAAATGCAGATGACGCCGGCGGAGGTGTTGATTGCCACCACGCTCAACGCCGCCCGCGCCATCGATCGCGCTTCCACACTGGGACAGCTGCGGGCCGGCGCGCAGGCCGATTGCGTCATTTGGGATGTGCCGGACTATCGCTGCATCCCGTACCACTTTGGCGTGGAGTTAGCTCAGACGGTGATCAAGCGCGGAAGCGTCGTCTATGAGCGCGCCAAAGGGACCGCGGTCGGCGCCATCAAAACTGACGAGGAACACGCATGA
- the hutU gene encoding urocanate hydratase, whose amino-acid sequence MTDQQRGTIRAPRGPVLTCKGWHQEAALRMLMNNLEQGADPAHLIIYGGSGKAARNWEAYDAIVACLKGLENDETLLIQSGKPVGIFRTHTYAPRVLIANSLIVPQWDNDAYFDELDAKGLIMYGQMTAGSWIFIGQQGILQGTYETFAAAAKKHFGGSLRGKFLLTGGLGNMGGAQALAAKMNGAAFLGVEFRREVIERVIREGLCDRLCESLDEALDLVLAAKARGEALSVGLLGNTAETHPEILRRGIIPDVVTDQTSAHEPKKYWPKGLSRQQAERLLSEDPRTYVELAKESMAEHVRAMLGFKRERAVVFDYGNGIRQYAYEKGVTDAFDIKGFVLEYIRPLFCEGRGPFRWAALSGEPEDIFKIDQVILSEFSHDGVLTNWITLAQKHLDFGKLPGLPARVCWLGYGDRARLGVRINEMVGRGELKAPVVIGRDHLDCGSVASPLRETEGMRDGSDAVADWPILNALLNAVSGASWVAVHDGGGVGHGKAIHAGQVIVADGTPEMAVRLERALTNDPGIGIARHVDAGYPEAIATARAKGVKIPMLPKG is encoded by the coding sequence ATGACTGACCAACAGAGAGGAACCATCAGAGCACCGCGAGGCCCGGTGCTGACCTGCAAAGGGTGGCATCAGGAAGCTGCGCTGCGCATGTTGATGAACAACCTCGAGCAGGGGGCAGACCCGGCGCACCTCATCATCTACGGCGGCAGCGGCAAGGCGGCGCGCAACTGGGAAGCCTACGATGCCATCGTCGCCTGCCTGAAAGGCCTGGAGAACGACGAGACCCTCCTCATTCAGTCGGGCAAGCCGGTGGGCATCTTCAGGACGCATACCTATGCGCCCCGCGTGCTCATTGCTAATTCCCTCATCGTGCCTCAGTGGGATAACGATGCCTATTTTGACGAGCTGGATGCCAAAGGCCTGATCATGTACGGCCAGATGACCGCTGGGAGTTGGATCTTCATCGGCCAACAAGGGATCCTGCAGGGTACCTACGAGACCTTTGCCGCGGCGGCTAAGAAGCACTTTGGCGGCTCCTTGCGCGGCAAGTTCTTGCTGACTGGCGGCCTCGGCAACATGGGAGGGGCCCAGGCGCTGGCCGCCAAGATGAACGGCGCCGCGTTCTTGGGGGTGGAATTCCGGAGGGAGGTCATCGAACGGGTGATTCGCGAGGGCCTTTGCGACCGCCTGTGCGAAAGCCTCGATGAGGCCCTGGACCTGGTGCTGGCGGCCAAGGCGCGGGGCGAAGCCCTGTCGGTGGGTCTCCTGGGCAACACCGCCGAAACGCACCCGGAGATTCTGCGCCGAGGTATCATTCCGGATGTTGTCACCGATCAGACCTCGGCGCACGAGCCCAAGAAGTACTGGCCCAAGGGACTCTCGCGCCAGCAGGCCGAGCGGCTGCTGAGCGAAGACCCGCGCACCTACGTGGAACTGGCGAAGGAGTCAATGGCCGAGCACGTCAGAGCCATGTTAGGGTTCAAGAGGGAGAGGGCGGTCGTGTTCGATTACGGGAACGGAATTCGCCAATATGCGTACGAGAAGGGAGTGACCGACGCCTTCGACATTAAGGGGTTTGTTCTGGAGTACATCCGGCCCCTCTTTTGCGAGGGACGCGGTCCGTTTCGCTGGGCAGCTCTTTCCGGCGAGCCCGAGGACATATTCAAGATCGACCAGGTGATTCTCTCGGAATTTTCCCACGACGGCGTGCTGACCAATTGGATCACTTTGGCGCAGAAGCACTTGGACTTCGGCAAGCTGCCGGGGCTGCCAGCCAGGGTATGCTGGTTGGGATATGGCGATCGAGCCAGGCTCGGGGTGCGCATCAACGAGATGGTAGGGCGGGGTGAGCTCAAGGCGCCGGTCGTCATCGGGCGCGACCACTTGGACTGCGGCTCGGTGGCTTCGCCTTTGCGCGAGACAGAAGGAATGCGCGACGGTTCTGACGCAGTGGCCGACTGGCCAATTCTCAACGCGTTGCTCAATGCGGTTTCTGGCGCAAGCTGGGTGGCGGTGCACGACGGTGGCGGAGTGGGGCACGGCAAGGCCATTCATGCCGGCCAGGTCATTGTGGCCGACGGCACGCCCGAGATGGCGGTGCGCCTGGAGCGCGCCCTGACCAATGACCCAGGGATCGGCATCGCCCGCCACGTGGACGCCGGGTATCCCGAGGCGATTGCCACTGCGCGCGCCAAAGGGGTTAAGATCCCCATGCTGCCCAAGGGGTAG
- the rsxC gene encoding electron transport complex subunit RsxC, producing the protein MLRKRAFSGGVHPPQSKITAHLPIEEVPLPPQVVIPLQQHLGAPAEPLCKAGDTVKIGDKIGEAKGFVSVPCHASVSGTVKAVEPRLHPLGGRVLSVVIDSDGKGEVASSVMPDPDYMQRSAEELRARVREAGLAGMGGAAFPTHVKLSPPPTKPIDTLLINGAECEPYLTADHRLMLEQPREILAGVQVIQKILGCKRVVIAIEDNKPDAIATMRKAVADTGERYEVMSFQAKYPQGAEKQLIKAATGREVPRGGLPMDVGCLVHNVGTAKAIYEAVALRKPLVERVVTVTGPGVRTPKNLRVPLGTSFAHLFAHCGGLTEDAGKIIMGGPLMGIAQFSDEVPVIKGTSGIVVLTQTESRLSDPLVCIGCARCVDACPMKLVPTHIQTLVRHERFAAAKEYGLLDCIECGCCAFVCPAKIPFVHLMKYGKLKVYQLERAAGPKSA; encoded by the coding sequence ATGCTACGGAAGCGGGCTTTTTCTGGAGGTGTGCATCCTCCTCAAAGCAAGATCACCGCCCACCTTCCCATCGAAGAGGTACCCCTGCCACCGCAGGTGGTCATCCCCCTCCAGCAGCACTTAGGTGCTCCTGCTGAACCGCTTTGCAAGGCTGGTGACACGGTCAAGATCGGCGATAAGATCGGCGAGGCCAAAGGGTTTGTGTCCGTCCCTTGTCACGCCTCCGTCTCCGGCACGGTGAAGGCGGTGGAGCCACGCCTCCACCCCTTGGGAGGCAGGGTTCTGTCCGTGGTCATTGACAGCGACGGTAAGGGAGAAGTTGCTTCCTCCGTCATGCCTGATCCTGACTACATGCAGCGCTCCGCTGAGGAGCTGCGCGCGCGTGTGCGCGAAGCAGGCCTTGCCGGCATGGGCGGCGCCGCCTTTCCGACGCACGTCAAGCTTTCACCGCCGCCGACCAAGCCGATCGATACGCTGCTCATCAACGGTGCCGAGTGTGAGCCCTACCTGACCGCAGACCATCGCCTCATGCTCGAACAGCCGCGTGAGATTCTGGCCGGGGTGCAGGTCATCCAGAAGATCTTGGGGTGCAAACGGGTGGTCATTGCTATCGAGGACAATAAGCCGGACGCCATTGCCACCATGCGCAAGGCGGTCGCCGACACGGGGGAACGCTACGAAGTGATGTCGTTCCAGGCGAAGTACCCGCAGGGGGCAGAAAAGCAACTGATCAAGGCTGCTACCGGCCGGGAGGTGCCTCGCGGCGGCCTGCCCATGGACGTGGGGTGTCTGGTGCACAACGTAGGCACGGCAAAGGCCATCTACGAGGCGGTGGCTCTGCGCAAGCCTTTGGTCGAGCGGGTGGTGACGGTCACCGGCCCAGGCGTCAGGACACCGAAGAACTTGCGCGTGCCTTTGGGGACATCTTTCGCGCACCTCTTTGCGCATTGCGGCGGGCTGACTGAAGATGCCGGGAAGATCATTATGGGCGGGCCGCTGATGGGTATCGCCCAGTTCAGCGACGAAGTGCCGGTGATCAAAGGGACCTCGGGCATCGTGGTCCTCACCCAGACGGAAAGCAGGCTGTCCGATCCTTTGGTGTGCATAGGCTGCGCGCGCTGCGTGGATGCCTGCCCCATGAAGCTTGTCCCAACCCACATCCAGACACTGGTGAGACACGAGCGCTTTGCAGCCGCCAAAGAGTATGGCTTGTTAGATTGCATTGAGTGTGGATGCTGTGCCTTTGTCTGTCCTGCAAAAATCCCCTTTGTGCACCTAATGAAATACGGCAAGCTGAAGGTGTACCAGCTCGAGAGGGCGGCCGGGCCCAAGAGTGCCTGA
- the nrdR gene encoding transcriptional regulator NrdR, producing the protein MKCPFCGHPDTHVIDSRTRGDGQFVRRRRECLACGKRFTTKEYLDAGPLLVIKADGRREPFDREKVLRGVQLACTKRPISAQAMEELVAGVEAELRELGVEEVESKLIGEKVTARLKELDDVAYVRFASVYRKFQTKEGFLEELRRLKGE; encoded by the coding sequence ATGAAGTGCCCGTTCTGTGGTCATCCTGATACGCACGTCATCGACTCCCGCACGCGTGGTGATGGACAGTTTGTGCGCCGCCGCCGCGAATGTCTGGCCTGCGGCAAGCGCTTCACCACCAAGGAGTATCTTGATGCGGGGCCACTCCTGGTCATCAAGGCAGACGGACGTCGCGAGCCATTTGACCGGGAGAAGGTGCTGCGCGGCGTCCAACTCGCCTGCACCAAGCGGCCGATCTCGGCACAGGCAATGGAAGAGTTGGTGGCTGGTGTTGAGGCCGAACTCCGCGAGTTGGGGGTCGAGGAGGTGGAGTCCAAACTCATCGGCGAGAAGGTCACTGCGCGCCTCAAAGAGCTGGATGACGTAGCTTACGTGCGCTTTGCCTCGGTCTATCGCAAGTTCCAGACCAAGGAAGGGTTCTTGGAAGAGCTGCGGCGGCTGAAAGGGGAGTAA
- the rplQ gene encoding 50S ribosomal protein L17: MRHNKKVKKLGRTASHRRALLTNLVTALFEHLSIKTTLAKAKEARRLADRLINIAKRNDLHSRRLVLTTVRDKAVVRKLFSDIAPRYADRKGGYTRVVSLGHRYGDGAELAILELVGYEGVQKARIEAQREKREAKKKEKEKEKAAEKAPVAQAEKED, encoded by the coding sequence ATGCGACACAACAAGAAAGTGAAGAAACTGGGCCGAACGGCCAGCCATCGCCGTGCGTTACTGACTAATCTGGTGACTGCGCTCTTTGAACATCTGAGCATCAAGACGACCTTGGCCAAGGCGAAGGAAGCGCGCCGGCTCGCGGACCGCCTCATCAACATCGCCAAACGCAACGACTTGCACTCCAGGCGGCTTGTACTGACAACCGTGCGCGACAAGGCGGTCGTGCGCAAGCTCTTTTCCGACATTGCCCCGCGCTATGCGGACCGCAAAGGAGGTTACACGCGCGTGGTGAGCCTCGGGCATCGCTACGGGGATGGGGCAGAGCTGGCTATCTTAGAGCTGGTCGGCTACGAAGGGGTGCAAAAGGCGCGCATCGAGGCACAACGCGAGAAACGCGAGGCCAAGAAGAAGGAGAAGGAGAAAGAAAAGGCTGCGGAGAAAGCGCCGGTTGCCCAAGCCGAGAAAGAGGACTGA